A part of Chanos chanos chromosome 9, fChaCha1.1, whole genome shotgun sequence genomic DNA contains:
- the LOC115820027 gene encoding trypsin-1 isoform X2, which produces MRSLVFLVLLGAAFAVEDDKIVGGYECERHSQPWQVSLNSGYHFCGGSLVNENWVVSAAHCYKSRVQVRLGEHNIALREGTEQFISSSRVIRHPNYDSWNINNDIMLIKLSTPVTFNEYVQPVALPTSCAPAGTMCRVSGWGNTMTDDSDKLQCLEIPILSDRDCDNSYPGMITDAMFCAGYLEGGKDSCQGDSGGPVVCNGELQGVVSWGYGCAEKGHPGVYAKVCLFNDWLTETMSSY; this is translated from the exons ATGAGGTCTCTGGTCTTCCTTGTGCTCCTGGGAGCAGCTT TTGCTGTGGAGGATGATAAGATTGTTGGAGGATACGAGTGCGAGCGTCACTCTCAGCCCTGGCAGGTGTCTCTGAACTCTGGCTACCACTTCTGCGGTGGCTCCCTGGTCAACGAGAACTGGGTTGTGTCTGCTGCTCACTGCTACAAATC CCGTGTCCAGGTGCGTTTGGGCGAGCACAACATTGCTTTGAGGGAGGGAACCGAGCAGTTCATCTCTTCTTCTCGTGTCATCCGTCACCCCAACTACGACTCCTGGAACATCAACAATGACATCATGCTGATCAAGCTGAGCACTCCTGTCACCTTCAATGAATACGTCCAGCCTGTGGCCCTGCCCACCAGCTGTGCCCCTGCTGGCACCATGTGCAGAGTTTCCGGTTGGGGAAACACCATGA CCGATGACTCTGATAAGCTGCAGTGCCTGGAGATCCCCATCCTGTCCGATCGTGACTGTGACAACTCCTACCCTGGCATGATCACCGATGCCATGTTCTGCGCCGGATACCTGGAGGGAGGCAAGGACTCTTGCCAGGGTGACTCTGGTGGCCCCGTTGTGTGCAACGGTGAGCTGCAGGGTGTTGTGTCCTGGGGCTACGGCTGTGCTGAGAAGGGCCACCCTGGTGTCTACGCCAAG GTCTGCCTGTTCAATGACTGGCTCACTGAGACCATGTCCAGCTACTAA
- the LOC115820027 gene encoding trypsin-1 isoform X1, with translation MRSLVFLVLLGAAFAVEDDKIVGGYECERHSQPWQVSLNSGYHFCGGSLVNENWVVSAAHCYKSRVQVRLGEHNIALREGTEQFISSSRVIRHPNYDSWNINNDIMLIKLSTPVTFNEYVQPVALPTSCAPAGTMCRVSGWGNTMSATDDSDKLQCLEIPILSDRDCDNSYPGMITDAMFCAGYLEGGKDSCQGDSGGPVVCNGELQGVVSWGYGCAEKGHPGVYAKVCLFNDWLTETMSSY, from the exons ATGAGGTCTCTGGTCTTCCTTGTGCTCCTGGGAGCAGCTT TTGCTGTGGAGGATGATAAGATTGTTGGAGGATACGAGTGCGAGCGTCACTCTCAGCCCTGGCAGGTGTCTCTGAACTCTGGCTACCACTTCTGCGGTGGCTCCCTGGTCAACGAGAACTGGGTTGTGTCTGCTGCTCACTGCTACAAATC CCGTGTCCAGGTGCGTTTGGGCGAGCACAACATTGCTTTGAGGGAGGGAACCGAGCAGTTCATCTCTTCTTCTCGTGTCATCCGTCACCCCAACTACGACTCCTGGAACATCAACAATGACATCATGCTGATCAAGCTGAGCACTCCTGTCACCTTCAATGAATACGTCCAGCCTGTGGCCCTGCCCACCAGCTGTGCCCCTGCTGGCACCATGTGCAGAGTTTCCGGTTGGGGAAACACCATGAGTGCCA CCGATGACTCTGATAAGCTGCAGTGCCTGGAGATCCCCATCCTGTCCGATCGTGACTGTGACAACTCCTACCCTGGCATGATCACCGATGCCATGTTCTGCGCCGGATACCTGGAGGGAGGCAAGGACTCTTGCCAGGGTGACTCTGGTGGCCCCGTTGTGTGCAACGGTGAGCTGCAGGGTGTTGTGTCCTGGGGCTACGGCTGTGCTGAGAAGGGCCACCCTGGTGTCTACGCCAAG GTCTGCCTGTTCAATGACTGGCTCACTGAGACCATGTCCAGCTACTAA
- the LOC115820026 gene encoding trypsin-1 produces the protein MRSLVFLVLLGAAFAVEDDKIVGGYECERHSQPWQVSLNSGYHFCGGSLVNENWVVSAAHCYKSRVQVRLGEHNIALREGTEQFISSSRVIRHPNYDSWNINNDIMLIKLSTPVTFNEYVQPVALPTSCAPAGTMCRVSGWGNTMSATDDSDKLQCLEIPILSDRDCDNSYPGMITDAMFCAGYLEGGKDSCQGDSGGPVVCNGELQGVVSWGYGCAEKGHPGVYAKVCLFNDWLTETMSSY, from the exons ATGAGGTCTCTGGTCTTCCTTGTGCTCCTCGGAGCTGCTT TTGCTGTGGAGGATGATAAGATTGTTGGAGGATACGAGTGCGAGCGCCACTCCCAGCCCTGGCAGGTGTCTCTGAACTCTGGCTACCACTTCTGCGGTGGCTCCTTGGTCAACGAGAACTGGGTTGTGTCTGCTGCTCACTGCTACAAATC CCGTGTCCAGGTGCGTTTGGGCGAGCACAACATTGCTTTGAGGGAGGGAACCGAGCAGTTCATCTCTTCTTCTCGTGTCATCCGTCACCCCAACTACGACTCCTGGAACATCAACAATGACATCATGCTGATCAAGCTGAGCACTCCTGTCACCTTCAATGAATACGTCCAGCCTGTGGCCCTGCCCACCAGCTGTGCCCCTGCTGGCACCATGTGCAGAGTTTCCGGTTGGGGAAACACCATGAGCGCCA CCGATGACTCTGATAAGCTGCAGTGCCTGGAGATCCCCATCCTGTCCGATCGTGACTGTGACAACTCCTACCCTGGCATGATCACCGATGCCATGTTCTGCGCCGGATACCTGGAGGGAGGCAAGGACTCTTGCCAGGGTGACTCTGGTGGCCCCGTTGTGTGCAACGGTGAGCTGCAGGGTGTTGTGTCCTGGGGCTACGGCTGTGCTGAGAAGGGCCACCCTGGTGTCTATGCCAAG GTCTGCCTGTTCAACGACTGGCTCACTGAGACCATGTCCAGCTACTAA